From Chloroflexota bacterium, one genomic window encodes:
- a CDS encoding thiamine diphosphokinase: MDQRTGLAASGGRLAIVVADGDVPDRAAIDAAWPGWADGATLVVAADGGARGAERLGFAIDLIVGDDDSLGAEDLDRFAAAGVEVRTAPVAKDESDTELAILAAVELGATGVVIVGALGGARFDHALANVALLAHPALAERSPAIVDPRARIVLLRGPASRELEGRPGDLVSLLPLGDDVMGVTTSGLRYPLSDEPLRLGPARGISNIRLGRRATVAIRAGRLLIVEAPATLTR; this comes from the coding sequence GTGGACCAGCGTACCGGGCTCGCGGCTTCCGGCGGCCGCCTCGCGATCGTCGTCGCGGATGGGGACGTCCCGGATCGCGCGGCGATCGACGCCGCGTGGCCTGGATGGGCAGACGGCGCGACGCTCGTGGTCGCCGCGGACGGCGGCGCTCGCGGTGCGGAGCGGCTCGGGTTCGCGATCGACCTCATCGTCGGCGACGATGACTCGCTCGGCGCGGAGGACCTGGACCGGTTCGCGGCGGCCGGCGTCGAGGTCCGCACCGCACCTGTCGCGAAGGACGAATCGGACACCGAGCTGGCCATCCTGGCAGCCGTCGAGCTCGGGGCGACGGGGGTCGTCATCGTCGGCGCGCTCGGCGGTGCACGGTTCGATCACGCCCTGGCGAACGTCGCGCTGCTCGCCCACCCGGCCCTCGCCGAGCGCAGCCCGGCCATCGTCGACCCGCGGGCGCGCATCGTCCTCCTTCGCGGCCCAGCCAGCCGGGAGCTCGAGGGACGGCCCGGCGATCTCGTGTCGCTCCTGCCGCTCGGCGACGACGTCATGGGCGTGACAACGTCCGGCCTCCGCTATCCGCTCTCCGACGAGCCGCTCCGCCTTGGTCCCGCGCGAGGGATCTCGAACATCCGGCTCGGGCGACGCGCGACCGTCGCCATCCGGGCGGGCCGACTGCTCATCGTCGAGGCCCCTGCTACGCTGACGCGATGA
- a CDS encoding peroxiredoxin, which yields MPATGDLAPEVALADDEGVLHRLTEQHGGWTLVYFYPEDDTPGCTTEACQFRDLHPVTSGEGLAVWGVSPDGAASHARFRAKFELPFTLLADDGHRVAEVYGAWGLKKSYGREYEGIIRSSFLVDPEGRIAHVWPKVKADGHAAEVLETYRSLRDAARG from the coding sequence ATGCCGGCGACCGGCGACCTGGCCCCCGAGGTCGCACTCGCGGACGACGAGGGCGTGCTCCACCGACTCACCGAACAGCACGGCGGATGGACGCTCGTCTATTTCTATCCCGAGGACGACACGCCCGGGTGCACGACGGAGGCGTGCCAGTTCCGCGACCTCCACCCGGTGACGTCCGGCGAGGGTCTCGCCGTGTGGGGCGTCAGTCCGGACGGAGCCGCGAGCCATGCCCGGTTCCGGGCGAAGTTCGAGCTCCCGTTCACGCTCCTGGCGGACGACGGTCATCGGGTCGCCGAGGTCTACGGCGCCTGGGGGCTCAAGAAGTCGTACGGACGCGAATACGAGGGGATCATCCGCTCGAGCTTCCTCGTGGATCCGGAGGGACGGATCGCGCACGTCTGGCCGAAGGTGAAGGCGGATGGTCACGCGGCCGAGGTCCTCGAGACCTATCGATCGCTTCGCGACGCGGCCCGCGGATGA
- a CDS encoding YbaK/EbsC family protein has product MPDDELHPAIQRVLEAAARKGVTLEVRVFPETTHTAADAAAAVGAELGQIVKSLVFVVPADGGTIEPILCLVAGPNRVDLARLAAVVGDQRIRRASAREANELTGFVIGGIPPIGHARAIRTIMDPDLGRFPVVWAAAGTDTAVFPVPPATLRTLANATVAPIVEDRPREPAGTIEGARQGAGA; this is encoded by the coding sequence GTGCCCGACGACGAGCTCCATCCCGCGATCCAGCGCGTCCTCGAGGCGGCCGCGCGGAAGGGGGTGACGCTCGAGGTCCGCGTCTTCCCGGAGACCACCCACACCGCGGCGGATGCCGCCGCTGCGGTGGGTGCGGAGCTCGGCCAGATCGTCAAGTCGCTCGTCTTCGTCGTCCCGGCTGATGGCGGGACCATCGAGCCGATCCTCTGCCTCGTGGCGGGCCCGAACCGCGTCGATCTCGCGCGGCTCGCTGCCGTCGTGGGGGATCAGCGCATCCGGCGGGCGAGCGCCCGCGAGGCGAACGAGCTCACCGGATTCGTCATCGGCGGCATCCCTCCGATCGGCCACGCCCGTGCGATCCGGACGATCATGGACCCCGATCTCGGACGGTTCCCCGTCGTCTGGGCCGCGGCCGGGACGGATACCGCGGTGTTCCCGGTCCCGCCGGCCACGCTCCGGACGCTCGCCAACGCGACGGTCGCGCCGATCGTGGAGGATCGCCCACGCGAACCTGCGGGCACGATCGAGGGGGCGAGGCAGGGGGCCGGCGCCTGA
- a CDS encoding PIG-L family deacetylase, which translates to MKPSQPASPVVEDWRPSRFMVIVAHPDDADFGPAATAASWIAGGSVGRLVCCTSGDAGGEDPDADPLALAATREREQRTAAAIVGYDEVVFLHQPDGALANDLPLREHLVREIRAFRPDAILCNDPEMVFWTDGGVNHADHRTAGIAAVDAAYPAARNPMAFPWLARDGLAAHRVRRLYLFWTEQPNVWVDVGLAVDRKIDALRVHESQIREPERLADRIRSSAAEEGARIGVAAAESFRRIILDEEDDDEEDGGG; encoded by the coding sequence ATGAAACCGTCGCAACCCGCATCGCCCGTCGTCGAAGACTGGCGCCCCTCCCGCTTCATGGTCATCGTCGCCCACCCCGACGACGCCGACTTCGGGCCGGCGGCGACCGCCGCCAGCTGGATCGCCGGGGGGTCCGTGGGTCGCCTCGTGTGCTGCACGAGCGGCGACGCTGGCGGCGAGGATCCCGACGCCGATCCCCTGGCTCTCGCCGCGACACGAGAACGGGAGCAGCGAACGGCCGCGGCGATCGTCGGCTATGACGAGGTCGTCTTCCTCCACCAGCCGGACGGCGCCCTGGCGAATGATCTGCCACTCCGGGAGCATCTCGTCCGCGAGATCCGTGCCTTCCGCCCCGACGCGATCCTGTGCAACGACCCGGAGATGGTGTTCTGGACGGACGGAGGCGTGAATCACGCCGATCACCGGACCGCCGGGATCGCCGCGGTGGACGCCGCCTATCCGGCGGCGCGCAACCCGATGGCATTCCCCTGGCTGGCCCGCGACGGCCTTGCCGCGCACCGGGTCCGGCGCCTGTACCTCTTCTGGACTGAACAGCCGAACGTATGGGTGGACGTGGGCTTGGCCGTTGACCGCAAGATCGACGCCCTCCGGGTCCACGAGAGCCAGATCCGCGAACCCGAGCGGCTTGCCGACCGGATCCGATCCTCCGCCGCCGAGGAGGGCGCCCGGATCGGTGTCGCGGCGGCGGAGTCCTTCCGCCGGATCATCCTCGACGAGGAGGACGACGACGAGGAGGACGGCGGCGGGTGA